In the Hordeum vulgare subsp. vulgare chromosome 7H, MorexV3_pseudomolecules_assembly, whole genome shotgun sequence genome, one interval contains:
- the LOC123408368 gene encoding uncharacterized protein LOC123408368 — translation MATSKRTKAKAAKAKAAEAAETARANAYEAAMAADADAVQAAKIAKRKAREAKKAATTDSAKAKEAEAAAKTAKFMAEEAAKAKEAVEEMSRLEDKETEWALCEEELFASRFRRFWNKFYACRGITFLQTTSIPSMRYTYPASHDTPDAMATLQIKSVKITSIKECLHWPLQVFGIVAARDILDNKRNIIFDRPRNSCQTITREDPYLALTGPSRAIAVSIDPSYIEISLKVKGTTKAEDKDLSDLVVTYRSGYCLTGVYPSRLSTLKFESGHIGFSVEATICIKLTGGSWPIGFRSVFTAGTSADGDLIKLLDTGHDGLPADANGVIKLSRRVVSVGLENFLKVYLMAISINGKLVVENSEATFKPERAGISLIKLSLGCCSMEVTVAWSCFCYG, via the exons ATGGCTACGTCTAAGAGAACCAAGGCGAAAGCTGCCAAGGCCAAAGCCGCGGAAGCAGCCGAAACAGCCAGGGCGAACGCCTACGAGGCCGCGATGGCAGCTGACGCGGATGCTGTACAAGCTGCCAAGATTGCCAAGAGGAAGGCCAGAGAGGCCAAAAAAGCTGCCACGACAGACAGCGCGAAAGCCAAAGAGGCAGAAGCCGCCGCCAAGACAGCCAAATTCATGGCTGAAGAAGCCGCCAAGGCGAAGGAAGCCGTGGAAGAGATGAGTCGTCTGGAGGACAAGGAAACGGAGTGGGCGCTGTGTGAGGAGGAGCTGTTCGCCTCCAGGTTCCGCCGTTTCTGGAACAAATTCTACGCCTGCCGCGGCATCACCTTCCTTCAAACCA CATCTATTCCTTCCATGCGCTATACGTACCCTGCTTCTCATGACACGCCCGATGCCATGGCTACTCTACAGATCAAGTCAGTCAAAATCACATCAATCAAAGAGTGTTTACACTGGCCATTGCAAGTGTTTGGTATCGTTGCTGCACGTGATATCCTGGATAACAAGCGCAACATTATTTTTGACCGTCCAAGAAATAGCTGCCAGACCATCACTCGGGAG GATCCATATCTTGCATTGACTGGCCCCAGTCGAGCTATTGCGGTGTCAATAGACCCTTCCTACATTGAGATTTCCCTGAAAGTCAAGGGCACTACAAAAGCTGAGGATAAAGATCTGAGCGATCTTGTTGTGACTTACAGAAGTGGATATTGCCTAACTGGTGTTTACCCTAGCAGGCTCAGCACGCTGAAATTTGAATCCGGCCACATTGGTTTCTCTGTGGAGGCCACAATCTGTATAAAACTCACTGGTGGGTCATGGCCAATTGGTTTCCGAAGTGTATTCACTGCTGGCACCTCTGCTGATGGCGACCTCATCAAATTACTTGATACCGGACACGACGGGTTGCCCGCCGATGCCAATGGTGTGATCAAGCTTTCGCGTCGCGTGGTTTCTGTTGGACTTGAGAACTTTCTGAAGGTTTATCTCATGGCAATTTCAATTAATGGGAAACTAGTTGTTGAGAATAGTGAGGCTACTTTTAAGCCTGAGAGGGCTGGCATTAGCCTAATCAAGCTTAGTCTTGGCTGCTGTAGTATGGAAGTTACCGTTGCTTGGTCTTGTTTCTGTTATGGGTGA